One window of the Sporomusaceae bacterium genome contains the following:
- a CDS encoding ComEA family DNA-binding protein: protein MGALRRHWLIILALAAVIVAGSFYDQWRKFVVPEKTASVVPAGQSPVARDNRPVVYVTGAVSKPGVYKVGPESRVIDVINAAGGLAHGADANKVNLAQAVKDGMQVHVPISGVPGSSAAAATDSGRVSINAADKPALEKLPGIGAVLADRIVEYRKANGPFRDIAEIKKVNGIGESKFNQIKDKITL from the coding sequence TTGGGCGCTTTGAGGCGGCACTGGCTGATTATTCTGGCGCTGGCGGCGGTGATCGTGGCCGGCAGTTTCTATGACCAGTGGCGGAAATTCGTCGTGCCGGAGAAGACGGCGAGCGTTGTGCCGGCGGGCCAGTCCCCCGTGGCCCGCGATAACCGGCCGGTTGTGTATGTAACGGGCGCGGTGAGCAAGCCGGGCGTTTATAAGGTCGGGCCGGAAAGCCGGGTAATCGATGTAATCAACGCCGCCGGCGGCCTGGCGCACGGCGCGGACGCGAACAAGGTCAACCTGGCCCAGGCGGTGAAGGACGGCATGCAGGTCCATGTGCCGATCAGCGGGGTGCCGGGATCGTCGGCGGCGGCCGCGACCGATTCCGGCCGGGTGAGCATCAACGCCGCCGACAAGCCGGCGCTGGAGAAGCTGCCGGGCATCGGCGCGGTGCTGGCCGACCGCATCGTGGAGTACCGCAAGGCTAACGGCCCCTTCCGCGATATTGCGGAGATCAAGAAGGTAAACGGCATCGGCGAGAGCAAGTTCAACCAGATCAAGGACAAGATCACCCTGTAG
- a CDS encoding MASE3 domain-containing protein, producing MFALAAVGALATAGYAGMTNFLAFHVVAEGITIIIAFSIVFIVLNTYDNLKDDFIPLIGIAYAFAGCFDVAHMLTYTGMAVFPEAGNDLPAQLWVIARYLDSTGMLLAGIAIGRGWRHSYVLAGYAAAAAAAALALYKGVFPVAFVDGQGLTLFKIYSEYVVSAVLTASVLVLIGQREHFGPRVYRPLLAFFAVSVATELSLTMYKFGGDLVNVIGHLLKVTAFFFLYRAVVATSLREPYERMNEKARELAAANRRLTETLASISDGLFILDNDWRVVYANPAAIERYGFKGFEGELGRSLWDIYPDAQPFYDQYHKAKRENAAVYFEAVSPDTGRWVEVHAYPAPEGLSVYIRDIGERRIFEAELARLDRLNTVGELAAGIGHEIRNPLTTVRGYLQLFANKEKYAEHREQFATMIEELDRANAIISEYLSLARTKAAEPGQGDLNGVLKALYPLLEADAARAGHSLELSTGDIPAVRFDEREIRQLVLNLARNGLEAMEPGGRLTISTFCDRGGAVLAVGDSGGGIPQEVLDKLGTPFMTTKEHGTGLGLAVCRRIADRHGAKLEVTTSSAGTTFFLRFGRNDFAGRGDAAERFLSTS from the coding sequence GTGTTTGCCTTAGCAGCGGTTGGGGCGCTGGCGACGGCCGGCTATGCGGGGATGACGAATTTCCTGGCGTTTCATGTCGTCGCTGAAGGGATTACTATTATCATCGCTTTTTCCATCGTGTTCATCGTTCTCAACACATACGACAATTTGAAAGACGATTTTATTCCGCTCATTGGCATCGCGTACGCGTTCGCCGGCTGTTTCGATGTTGCCCATATGCTGACATATACGGGGATGGCGGTGTTTCCCGAGGCGGGCAACGATTTGCCGGCCCAGCTGTGGGTTATCGCCAGGTACCTCGACAGCACGGGCATGCTGCTGGCGGGGATCGCCATCGGCCGGGGCTGGCGGCATTCATACGTGCTGGCCGGTTATGCCGCGGCGGCGGCGGCGGCGGCGCTCGCCTTGTACAAGGGCGTTTTCCCGGTCGCGTTCGTGGACGGGCAGGGGCTGACACTGTTTAAGATATACAGCGAGTATGTCGTCAGCGCCGTTCTGACTGCCAGCGTGCTCGTGCTGATAGGGCAGCGGGAGCATTTCGGGCCGCGGGTGTACCGGCCGCTGCTGGCTTTTTTCGCCGTTTCCGTGGCCACCGAGCTGTCGCTGACCATGTACAAGTTCGGCGGCGATCTGGTGAACGTGATCGGCCACCTGCTGAAGGTGACGGCGTTCTTTTTCCTCTATCGGGCGGTGGTGGCGACCAGCCTGCGGGAGCCGTACGAGAGGATGAACGAGAAGGCGCGCGAGCTGGCCGCGGCCAACCGGCGGCTGACGGAGACGCTGGCGAGCATATCGGACGGCCTTTTTATTCTCGACAACGACTGGCGGGTGGTGTACGCCAACCCCGCGGCCATAGAGAGGTACGGTTTCAAAGGGTTTGAAGGAGAGCTGGGCAGAAGCCTCTGGGATATCTATCCCGACGCGCAGCCGTTTTACGATCAGTATCACAAGGCCAAGCGGGAAAACGCCGCCGTATATTTCGAGGCCGTTTCTCCCGATACGGGCCGATGGGTAGAGGTGCACGCGTATCCGGCGCCCGAGGGCTTGTCCGTATATATCAGGGATATCGGCGAGCGGCGAATATTCGAGGCCGAGCTGGCGAGGCTGGACAGGCTGAACACGGTGGGCGAGCTGGCGGCCGGCATTGGCCATGAGATCAGGAACCCGTTGACGACGGTGCGGGGCTACCTGCAGTTGTTCGCGAATAAAGAGAAATACGCCGAGCACCGCGAGCAGTTCGCGACGATGATCGAGGAGCTGGATCGGGCCAACGCGATTATCTCGGAGTACCTGTCGCTGGCGCGGACGAAGGCCGCGGAGCCGGGACAGGGCGACCTAAACGGCGTGCTGAAGGCGCTTTATCCGCTGCTTGAGGCGGACGCCGCCCGCGCCGGGCATTCGCTGGAGCTGTCGACGGGCGATATCCCCGCCGTCAGGTTCGACGAGCGCGAGATAAGGCAGCTTGTGCTGAACCTGGCCCGCAACGGCCTGGAGGCTATGGAGCCGGGCGGGCGGCTGACGATAAGCACTTTTTGCGACAGGGGCGGGGCGGTGCTCGCCGTAGGCGACTCGGGCGGCGGTATTCCGCAGGAGGTGCTGGACAAGCTGGGGACGCCATTCATGACGACGAAGGAGCACGGCACGGGGCTGGGGCTGGCGGTCTGCCGCCGGATAGCCGACAGGCACGGCGCGAAGCTAGAGGTCACCACCTCGTCGGCCGGGACGACGTTTTTCCTGCGCTTCGGGCGCAACGATTTCGCCGGTCGCGGCGACGCGGCAGAGAGGTTTTTATCGACAAGCTAA
- a CDS encoding HD domain-containing phosphohydrolase, which produces MLRLALEYIRPGTVLGKEVFDIDGRALLAAGATLTEKNLEVLRQRGVAYLFVRNPQIELPPVEEVIEESVRLKTVKAVRRVYEDVAKKGVFELPDESRKLVSTIIRDLMADRSVVLHLAHIDRHQNDLFAHSVNVAILSTMTAVSLGQYDSHDLYKVAIGAVFHDIGYSFMPKRAAGASAPSAADAEALKAHTTYGFELLRRVREYPLLAAHIALQHHERADGTGFPRRLKGDGIHPFSRIVALANEYDNLVTGRFNKRGMAAHTAYEQIVAMSTTLFDPEVAEAFLAKIALYPTGAFVRLTNGDIGVVTGVTPRIQHRPRLKIVKNAQGFVGGESVEVDLSRQENLTLFVDAVLNDGEVAALLDAAARAAKAASPGHGIR; this is translated from the coding sequence ATGCTACGGTTGGCGCTTGAGTATATTCGCCCCGGTACTGTTTTGGGCAAGGAAGTTTTCGATATCGACGGCAGGGCGCTGCTGGCGGCGGGAGCGACCTTAACGGAGAAGAATCTTGAGGTGCTGCGGCAGCGGGGTGTCGCATATCTGTTCGTGCGCAACCCGCAGATTGAGCTGCCGCCTGTCGAGGAGGTGATCGAGGAATCGGTGCGCCTCAAGACGGTCAAGGCTGTGAGGCGGGTTTACGAGGATGTGGCCAAGAAAGGGGTCTTCGAGTTACCGGACGAGAGCCGGAAGCTGGTGAGTACGATAATCAGGGATCTGATGGCCGACCGGTCGGTGGTCCTCCATCTTGCCCATATCGACCGCCATCAAAACGACCTTTTCGCCCATTCGGTCAATGTCGCCATTCTGTCGACGATGACGGCGGTGTCGCTCGGCCAGTACGACTCCCACGATCTATACAAGGTAGCGATCGGCGCCGTCTTCCACGATATCGGCTACAGCTTCATGCCGAAGCGGGCCGCGGGGGCGTCCGCGCCGTCCGCCGCTGACGCCGAGGCGCTCAAGGCCCATACGACTTACGGCTTCGAGCTGCTGCGGCGCGTGCGGGAGTATCCCCTGCTGGCGGCGCATATCGCCCTGCAGCATCACGAACGGGCCGACGGGACGGGCTTCCCCCGCAGACTCAAAGGCGACGGCATCCACCCATTTTCCCGCATCGTGGCGCTGGCCAACGAGTACGACAATCTGGTGACAGGCCGGTTCAACAAGCGGGGGATGGCGGCCCACACCGCTTATGAGCAGATCGTGGCGATGAGCACCACCCTCTTCGATCCGGAGGTGGCCGAGGCGTTCCTGGCGAAGATCGCGCTCTATCCGACCGGCGCGTTTGTGCGCCTGACCAACGGGGATATCGGCGTGGTGACGGGGGTGACGCCCAGGATCCAGCACCGGCCGCGGCTGAAGATCGTCAAGAACGCCCAGGGCTTCGTCGGCGGGGAGTCTGTCGAGGTCGACCTGTCGCGCCAGGAGAACTTAACGCTGTTCGTCGACGCGGTGCTGAACGACGGGGAGGTGGCCGCACTGCTTGACGCGGCCGCGCGGGCCGCGAAAGCCGCAAGCCCTGGTCACGGGATACGATAG
- a CDS encoding LysR family transcriptional regulator, with amino-acid sequence MYMKHLQTFLSVARLLNFSGAAQALNYSQSTVSEHIHILEEDLGAILFERLGKKVFLTEKGKKLLPLAERMVRDAEELKGLFKEDGVVSGCLNIGASESLCVFWLPPLLKEYRQSYPQVQLNIKVGNCTDFPLWLQQNTIDVAFSLNNNSVQQQLRQIELFRGETAFIASPDHELAANPLLTPQNLAGHPLFLPEGHSGYPMDLKNLLEREGVTANTIMEFGSLEAIKHCVKSGLGISLLPKIVVEEDIKRGELIKLNWTNTPIGIQALMLIHREKWLSPALSALEKTILASLARQR; translated from the coding sequence ATGTACATGAAGCACCTGCAAACCTTTCTCTCCGTAGCCCGCCTGCTAAATTTCAGCGGCGCCGCCCAGGCGCTCAACTATTCCCAGTCGACGGTATCCGAGCATATTCATATCCTTGAAGAAGATCTCGGCGCGATATTATTCGAGCGCCTCGGCAAAAAGGTCTTTCTCACCGAGAAGGGGAAAAAGCTCCTGCCACTCGCCGAACGCATGGTAAGAGACGCCGAGGAACTAAAAGGACTATTCAAAGAAGACGGCGTCGTTTCCGGCTGCCTGAATATCGGCGCCTCCGAATCGCTCTGCGTCTTCTGGCTCCCGCCGTTGCTGAAGGAATACCGGCAAAGCTACCCGCAAGTACAGCTCAATATCAAAGTAGGCAACTGCACGGACTTTCCGCTGTGGCTGCAGCAAAACACCATTGACGTGGCGTTTAGCCTCAATAATAATTCCGTGCAGCAGCAACTGCGGCAAATCGAACTGTTCCGCGGTGAAACCGCCTTTATTGCCTCGCCTGATCACGAACTGGCGGCAAACCCGCTACTGACCCCGCAAAATCTTGCCGGCCACCCCCTATTCCTGCCGGAAGGGCACAGCGGCTACCCGATGGACCTGAAAAACCTGCTGGAAAGAGAAGGCGTCACGGCCAACACCATCATGGAATTCGGCAGCCTAGAGGCAATAAAGCACTGCGTAAAAAGCGGTCTGGGTATATCGCTCCTGCCGAAAATCGTCGTTGAAGAAGACATCAAGCGCGGCGAACTGATAAAGCTCAATTGGACAAATACTCCCATCGGCATTCAGGCCCTAATGCTTATTCATCGCGAAAAATGGCTGTCGCCCGCATTGTCGGCATTGGAAAAAACCATCCTGGCATCATTAGCCCGCCAGCGATAG
- the leuS gene encoding leucine--tRNA ligase, translating into MNERYIASEIEAKWQKVWAEENAFGTEINRQKPEYYVLEMFPYPSGKLHMGHVRNYSIGDVFARFKKMQGYNVLHPMGWDAFGMPAENAAIKNGIHPAKWTAENIANMRRQQQEMGLSYDWEREVTTCSPAYYKWTEWLFLLFYDMGLAYKKKAAVNWCTECNTVLANEQVEDGRCWRCDSPVVKKELEQWFLKITQYADRLLADLSELKGWPERVKVMQENWIGRSEGAEFSFDAPEIGEKIAVYTTRHDTIFGVSYVVLAPEHPFVAKLIAGKPQEAAVSAFVERVRNLSEINRTSTDTEKEGIFTGAYAVHPITGEQVPIWVANYVLLEYGTGAVMGVPSHDQRDWEFAKKYELPIIQVIEPYDGEKDIAKWTAAYSGPGKMVNSGDFNGLDAEAGKEKVADWLEKHKVGKRRVTYRLRDWLISRQRYWGAPIPIIYCDTCGTVPVPKKDLPVLLPENVRFDGGAVSPLAEVEEFINCTCPKCGGKARRETDTMDTFICSSWYYYRYTDAKNANEPFDTAKVNYWAPVDHYIGGIEHAILHLLYSRFFTKVLKDAGLLNVSEPFKNLVTQGMVIKDGAKMSKSKGNVVSPEEIIAKYGADTARLFILFAAPPERDLEWSDQGVEGASRFLARLWRIVAHYVPTVKAGAKKAYDPATLTKAERELRRALHATIKKVTDDVGGRFNFNTAISAIMELVNALYLFREQVAQPNPGLIRETVSALLKLLAPFAPHITEELWSETIGTGSVHQQVWPTFDAAAIEVEESEVVLQINGKVRDKIVVPVGLNAKELEAKAFEQERVKALLAGKQVVKVICVPQKLVNIVVKD; encoded by the coding sequence TTGAACGAAAGGTACATCGCAAGCGAAATCGAAGCCAAGTGGCAGAAGGTCTGGGCCGAGGAGAACGCGTTCGGCACGGAGATCAACCGCCAGAAGCCGGAATACTATGTGTTGGAGATGTTCCCTTACCCGTCCGGCAAACTCCATATGGGCCATGTCCGTAATTATTCCATCGGCGATGTGTTCGCCAGGTTCAAGAAGATGCAGGGTTACAATGTTCTCCACCCGATGGGCTGGGACGCTTTCGGCATGCCGGCCGAGAACGCGGCGATCAAGAACGGTATCCACCCGGCGAAGTGGACGGCCGAGAATATCGCCAATATGCGGCGTCAGCAGCAGGAGATGGGCCTTTCTTACGACTGGGAGCGCGAGGTGACGACTTGCAGCCCCGCTTATTATAAGTGGACCGAGTGGCTGTTCCTGCTGTTTTACGATATGGGGCTGGCTTATAAAAAGAAGGCGGCCGTTAACTGGTGCACCGAGTGCAATACGGTGCTCGCCAACGAACAGGTGGAGGACGGGCGCTGCTGGCGGTGCGATTCGCCGGTGGTGAAGAAGGAGCTGGAGCAGTGGTTCCTGAAGATCACCCAGTACGCGGACAGGCTGCTGGCCGATCTGAGCGAGCTGAAGGGCTGGCCGGAGCGCGTGAAGGTGATGCAGGAGAACTGGATCGGCCGCAGCGAGGGTGCGGAGTTCAGCTTCGACGCGCCGGAGATCGGCGAGAAGATCGCGGTGTATACGACCCGCCATGATACGATTTTCGGCGTGTCTTACGTGGTGCTTGCTCCCGAGCATCCTTTCGTGGCCAAGCTGATCGCCGGCAAACCGCAGGAGGCGGCGGTGAGCGCTTTTGTGGAGCGGGTGCGCAATCTGAGCGAGATCAACCGCACGTCGACGGATACGGAGAAAGAGGGTATTTTCACCGGGGCGTACGCGGTGCATCCCATCACAGGCGAGCAGGTGCCGATCTGGGTGGCGAACTATGTGCTGCTGGAGTACGGCACAGGCGCGGTTATGGGTGTGCCATCCCACGACCAGCGCGACTGGGAGTTCGCCAAGAAGTACGAGCTGCCCATCATACAGGTTATTGAGCCGTATGACGGCGAGAAGGATATTGCGAAGTGGACGGCGGCCTACAGCGGCCCCGGCAAGATGGTGAATTCGGGCGATTTCAACGGCCTGGACGCCGAGGCAGGCAAGGAGAAGGTGGCCGACTGGCTGGAGAAGCACAAGGTGGGCAAGCGCCGCGTGACGTACCGGCTGCGCGACTGGCTGATTTCCCGCCAGCGGTACTGGGGCGCGCCCATCCCGATAATTTATTGCGATACGTGCGGTACGGTGCCGGTGCCGAAGAAGGATCTGCCGGTGCTGCTGCCCGAGAATGTGCGCTTCGACGGCGGCGCGGTTTCGCCGCTGGCCGAGGTGGAGGAGTTCATCAATTGCACGTGCCCGAAGTGCGGCGGCAAGGCCCGGCGGGAGACGGACACGATGGATACGTTCATCTGCTCGTCGTGGTATTACTACCGCTACACCGACGCCAAGAACGCCAACGAGCCGTTCGATACGGCGAAGGTGAATTACTGGGCGCCTGTCGACCATTATATCGGCGGCATCGAGCACGCCATCCTGCATCTCTTGTATTCGCGGTTTTTCACCAAGGTGCTGAAGGACGCCGGTTTGCTCAATGTGAGCGAGCCGTTCAAGAATCTGGTCACTCAGGGCATGGTCATCAAGGATGGCGCCAAGATGTCGAAGTCGAAGGGCAACGTGGTGTCGCCGGAGGAGATCATCGCCAAGTACGGCGCCGATACCGCCCGCCTGTTCATCCTGTTTGCCGCCCCGCCCGAGCGCGATCTGGAGTGGAGCGACCAGGGGGTGGAGGGGGCGTCCCGCTTCCTCGCGAGGCTATGGCGCATCGTCGCCCATTATGTGCCGACGGTGAAGGCGGGCGCCAAGAAGGCTTACGACCCCGCCACTCTCACCAAGGCGGAGCGCGAGCTGCGGCGGGCGCTGCACGCGACGATCAAGAAGGTTACCGACGATGTGGGCGGCCGGTTCAATTTCAACACCGCTATCAGCGCGATTATGGAGCTTGTCAACGCGCTGTACCTGTTCCGCGAGCAGGTGGCTCAGCCCAACCCCGGCCTGATTCGCGAGACGGTGTCCGCACTCTTGAAGCTGCTGGCCCCGTTCGCGCCGCATATCACCGAGGAACTGTGGAGCGAGACGATCGGGACAGGCAGCGTTCACCAGCAGGTCTGGCCGACGTTCGACGCCGCGGCGATCGAGGTGGAGGAGAGCGAGGTCGTGCTGCAGATCAACGGCAAGGTCCGCGACAAGATCGTGGTGCCGGTGGGGCTGAACGCGAAGGAGCTTGAGGCCAAGGCTTTCGAGCAAGAGAGGGTCAAGGCGCTGCTGGCCGGCAAGCAGGTGGTTAAGGTTATCTGCGTGCCGCAGAAGCTTGTGAATATCGTGGTTAAGGATTAG
- a CDS encoding sulfite exporter TauE/SafE family protein → MDLLSAKYLVLIPVTLATSVITLFTGFGVGTIMMPVMTLFFDVKVAIFLAAIVHFFNNVSRLILYRSEVNWGVIKRFGVVSIIGAFVGSFGQIYLDGAWLKTGVGVFLTSYALLTLIPGKITIKLPRSIDFVGGFLSGLVGGLIGNQGAIRSLYLLGYGLQKQELIVSAALIAVIIDSTRIPVYAYANFQYLQENIVLMATVVAAAILGTVAGSRILPKVSYDLFKKIILVGVLVLGVLMTLRVI, encoded by the coding sequence ATGGATTTGCTGTCTGCTAAGTATTTAGTCCTGATTCCTGTTACTTTGGCGACCTCGGTTATTACTCTTTTCACCGGGTTTGGGGTAGGCACAATCATGATGCCGGTCATGACGCTGTTTTTTGATGTTAAAGTGGCGATCTTCTTAGCGGCGATTGTTCATTTTTTCAACAACGTGTCCCGGTTGATCCTATACAGGTCGGAAGTCAATTGGGGAGTGATAAAGAGATTCGGCGTCGTCAGCATCATCGGCGCTTTTGTCGGGTCATTCGGGCAAATTTACCTTGATGGCGCTTGGCTCAAAACAGGAGTCGGCGTATTTTTGACAAGCTATGCTCTTTTAACGCTGATTCCCGGCAAAATTACAATAAAGCTGCCCCGCAGTATTGATTTCGTCGGCGGTTTTCTGTCCGGTCTCGTCGGCGGCTTGATTGGCAATCAGGGGGCTATCCGGTCTTTGTACTTATTAGGCTACGGGCTGCAAAAGCAGGAGCTTATTGTCTCAGCGGCGCTGATTGCCGTAATCATTGACTCGACACGCATACCGGTTTACGCATATGCCAACTTTCAGTACCTGCAAGAGAATATCGTGCTTATGGCCACTGTCGTCGCAGCGGCGATTTTGGGCACTGTCGCGGGTAGCAGAATACTGCCGAAGGTCTCGTATGACCTGTTTAAAAAGATTATACTAGTCGGGGTTCTGGTTTTAGGGGTACTGATGACGCTCAGGGTTATTTAG